From Triticum urartu cultivar G1812 chromosome 2, Tu2.1, whole genome shotgun sequence, a single genomic window includes:
- the LOC125535396 gene encoding lactoylglutathione lyase, whose protein sequence is MAAATLRSALLSSSCALRRLSSAAPRAPRLAQPKGFAGARRSYPAAFAAMSTSSGAKEAPANNPGLQAEADPATKGYIMQQTMFRVKDPKVSLDFYSRVMGMSLLKRLDFPEMKFSLYFLGYEDLSAAPADPVQRTGWTFGQKATIELTHNWGTESDPEFKGYHNGNSDPRGFGHIGVTVDDVYKACERFESLGVEFVKKPDDGKMKGIAFIKDPDGYWIEIFDLKRIGEVTAAAS, encoded by the exons ATGGCCGCCGCCACACTCCGCTCcgccctcctctcctcctcctgcgccctccgcCGCCTCTCCTCCGCCGCGCCGCGCGCCCCCCGCCTCGCCCAGCCCAAG GGGTTCGCCGGGGCTCGCCGGTCCTACCCGGCCGCGTTCGCCGCCATGTCGACGTCGTCGGGGGCCAAGGAGGCGCCGGCCAACAACCCGGGCCTGCAGGCCGAGGCCGACCCGGCCACCAAGGGCTACATCATGCAGCAGACT ATGTTCCGCGTGAAGGACCCAAAAGTGAGCCTTGACTTCTACTCCCGTGTGATGGGCATGTC GTTGCTGAAAAGGTTGGATTTTCCTGAGATGAAATTCAGTTTGTATTTTCTTGGTTACGAG GACTTGTCTGCAGCCCCCGCTGATCCTGTCCAGCGGACTGGATGGACTTTTGGGCAAAAGGCTACGATCGAGCTCACTCA CAACTGGGGCACAGAAAGTGATCCTGAATTCAAAGGGTACCATAATGGGAACTCAGACCCTCGTGGGTTCG GCCATATAGGGGTAACTGTGGATGATGTCTACAAGGCATGCGAGCGTTTCGAAAGTCTTGGGGTAGAGTTTGTGAAGAAACCAGATGATG GGAAAATGAAAGGCATCGCATTCATCAAGGATCCTGATGGTTACTGGATTGAAATATTTGACCTGAAGAGAATCGGGGAGGTGACTGCTGCGGCATCATGA